The following DNA comes from Anopheles coustani chromosome 2, idAnoCousDA_361_x.2, whole genome shotgun sequence.
AACGGAAAACAAGGGCAAGTCAACAATTATAAAGTGGATAAATCGTGGGCGCATTCACAAGGACAATTCCACGGAAGCTGGGTTAGTGAATTATGTTTGCTTGGGATAAATGAAACAACTAGAAAGATAATTGGAAAGATTCGAGGTAAAACTAATGGTGCTGGCGCTGGCGACAAATGGCACTAGAGCGTCCAGAAACTCCAGCTTCACTGTGAATGAACACCGCAACTTTGGGCAGGCCAAACTTCGTTAAATCAAATCCAAAAGCAGTCAAACGCAAGCGACGCGCTGCTTAAAATTGAGTTACCACCGCGCGCCCAAAATCCCCCTGCCGAATTGTCAATGGCGACGGCTAATTAAGGGACCGAAATGGTTCCACCCCGCACCCACACGTACCCGCGAAAAACTCGGAACACCCCACGGTTTTCGCCGAAGAGCGGTCGacggttccgattttccgtGTCACCGCGTGCGCTAATGAATGGCATAATTTTCCCCGCAGCACacggacaaacacacacacacacaaacagaggCAGCTAGTACGCGGAGCATGATTTATGGCGTGGCTTTTTCCATCGAACGTGGCGCCTTGAACCCGCCCGGGGCGGAGGGGAGGAGTGGGAGACAATTGTCCAGAGCGCTCCAAGTGCTGGGTTTTCGGAGATTAGCAGCAGCGGCCCTCCACTTCCACGCCGAAACGTGACATCCGGCGACGAGTTGCTTATCTCAGCCATTCGCGCGCTAGATCCAGTGTTTGCCAGCTCGTTTTCCTCGACTTCGGAGTCGACCGGCCACTTGTATCGGTCTCGGAGGCCCTAGCAGCAAGTAATCCCACGCTCTCGTGTGGTCCCAAAGTCCCCTCCCCGGAACTCACGTCCACCGGTAAGCGTGCCTCCGTGCGTGGAGTGTATCTATAACATCtacgagatgatgatgatggcgagcCATTTAGCATTTCGGTCCAAATGTGTTTTGATTAAAACAGGAAATCGACAGACGTGAGACATCAGGCACCAGGAGAGGAaggtgcagcagcaacagaggCAGTAAAGCCAGTCCTCCGAAGAGTCGGGGCCGAAATGGTTTGCACGTTCATTCTCTTCACGCCCACCTAATCATGTTGACTGTCTTCTTGGCTGGTCTGATGGGGCACATCTTGCCGGCGTAATGAAATCATCGACGTTTTGCGCCTCCCATCCCATTGGGGCCCTTGCTCCGGGGCCGGGAGGACGAACGACACGCCACGGCAATCATCCAACGTGATGACTCGTCTGCAGTCATACGGCATCGTACCGTTTCGGGAAGCTCCTCGAGTGGGATCGCTGCTCCAGAGGCGTTATATTGTCAGGCAAAGCACTCAGAATCGTAgtgagaaaaacgaaaagttaCTGCTGTTAGTAATTAAATAGTTAGAAGAAGCCGAACACCGATAGCAATCTCTTTTAAACCAAATTAGAAGTAAATAGTTGCACATTTCACACTCCCAAAGCACTGAAACACTTCGCGGGAATCGTGTGTTTCGTATCAAATTGCGTGATGCGCCTTTCGTTGGCGTCTCGTCCGCCAGACATGTCGCCGCATGTTCCGCGGAAGCATGACTAAACATTTATAACCATCCATCGGTTCGCATCAGTGCGGCGTTTAGTGAGTCAGTCGAATTTTCCACCGTCGTTTTCTCTCTCGGTGGCAGCATCATATCTCATCTCTTTGTGACTGTTCGAAGAATTTTGCacgtgaaggaaaaaaataaatgagccCACCAGGTGATAGGCAGCATGAATcgtattttttcaaacaacttcctagaaCTTGATCGCTTCGAGGAAGTAGCACTAGAGCACATTTACTTTGCccaaaaacatgtttcaagGAGCCCTCTTCTTACTGTTTGTATAAGtagatttttgaaaatttttgtttaatttttctcgattcatacaaattcaaaacaaatataatttGGACCATACACCGTTTGAAGAgcattttaaataaagcaTCAGTCTCATTTACATCGTTCTGATTCTTCTTTGGGTAGAGAAACATTTCTCCAATCGTAATAGGATTTCAAACTGTCCGATTCAAACTGTTTGGAACCAAATGGTTTTCCCCAAACAAAGCCATTCGCAGAATGTctgtaataaaagaaaatatgcaCTCTGGCATACCGTGAAAAGGTTGTTTTCCTGAAGACTCGAGTATCTTTCCGAgtaacacaacacaacacaggCAACATTATAGTCGTTGCTTTCCGTAAGgtaaacaacaataaattcGTTCACTCATTTTTCCTACTGTAAACAGAAGAATAGAGGCGATGTAAAATGGCGAACATTTGGAAAAAACTGGCGAGTCGCACAACTATTCGGAAACGGCACTATCAAAGAATGTGCTTTGGAAGAAACTTCCACGTGGCAGTCAATTTAAACTTTTCGTTTTGGAATAAAGTCACACTTTTGCATTGAGTTGAGCAAGCAGAGCAGGCGTTGTGAAACGTCGTTGTTAGCGAAAAGCCAGAAGCCACTCAGCTCGTTCCATACCTTATGGTCCAAAAATTTGGtcacttttttaataaaacggtTCATCGTGTGGCGTGATTGATTTGCTTGCCTGCCTTCGGGCTAAAAATCACTCTCCTCAGTGGCTCAGTTTCACTACCTCGCTCGGGTCACTTTACTACGGAGTTGTACGATTTGCGTTACACCTTCGGCCTTAGTGTTCGTTCCGCATGTTCGTTCGGCGGGGAATTCTGGTAAACGCGGCCCACACCGCGGAAGCTACACTATCGTAAACAATCGATCGGCGATCGAGGGACCGGAATCGATCCGGTTGAGATAAAACAGCGGTCGCAGCCGAAGATCGCGGAGAAAATCAAAACGTGTGATGGAGTAAAAATAGCCCCAAACtttcggttcgattttcgGCACCGGCGGCGTAAATTACACGGACACCACTgacgaacgacgacgacggctggACACACGATGGAATTTTTTCCAGCACCCGCGGAAGGGACACGGTTCAGCTCGGAGGTAAATGCACCAGGTGTAGCAGACAGATGTCGGTACGCTTAACACAGGGACACGAAAACAAGCAACGCAGAACGACTGGCTAGGAGTAaagggtgtgcgtgtgtgtgtataaatgGGGACGGACAAAACTACGTACTTGCTGTACGACTATTGTCGCCCGCGGTTGTGTACAAACTGCTCCCTCCATCGGATTGGACGTAACATTTATAGTGCCGGACGCCATTGCGCCTGTGCCGGCCGCTTCCATCGATCGCTGCAGACCACCGCCAGAGGGCGCCCCGGTGCCGGCGGACGACGACGCACGCGCCCTCGACGTTGGCTCACCCGACGCTGGCGGTTCGAGTTCCCCGCCCGGCGACACCGACATGCCCGCGCCGGAACAGCACGACGTTTCGACGAAGTAGTCGACCCGCAGGTCCGGAAGTGTGCCGCAGCCGCCCCCGCTCCCCCCGCCCAGCTTCGCCGGCATCATGTCGAACTTGGTCGCGATCTGGTCGAACTTGGAGAGTCGCGGTCCGGCCGGAGGGATCGGCGGTGGTTCCGCTCGGTGTCGTCTCGGTGAGAACGCATCGGCGGCGGGCGTCGGCTTCCGGTTCGACCGTCGGCTGGAGGAGGAGCTGCGCCCCGCATCCAGCGCGTCCCGCTCCTGCTGCGAAAGGTACGCGTACTGCTGGAAGATGGAGTAGTGCTCGCTGAAGATCTCCGTCTCGAACAGCGCCTTGGAGGGTGATtccccgccgccaccgccacaaCCGCCCCCCCGAGCCAGCTCGTCCTGGCGGGCCCGATCGTGCTCGAACAGGAGCTCCTCCTCAACGGCGAAGCACTCGCGCTGGATGCGCTCGTAGTCGATCGCCTCCCGATCGAAGGGGAACATCGTCAGGTCGGGATCGTAGTTGGGGTTCTTGAACTGCTTGCCACCGCCGGACGAGGAGGTGACGGCGGCAGTGGCCGCCGCAACCGCACTGCCCGCCTGCTGCACCAGCCGCTCCTTGCGCGTCTTGAACGTGTTCATCAGTCGCTTCGGTGTGGAGGTGTTGGACGTCGATGCCGAAGACGATGACTCCCCGGTGGACGGTTGGACCACCGCTGGAGGTGGCGGGGGCGGCCCCGATTGGCCTGGGCCGGCCTCGGCGGCATTGCCTGGAGTTTGCTCCGGCATCCGAGGTACGGGACGTCGCACCGGATTGGGCGATTCGTCGAAGCTGAACATGGTTTCGTGAGTTCGTGCGTACGACGCCGGATCTCCACGCGTGATCTCTCCGTGCGCTTTCGGGGACACTGGGGGATCGAAGGGGAAACGGGTGGAAGCGGACTGTACCGTCGTTCGAGCCGATCCATGCTGATACCGACCATCAGGCGGGGCGCCTCCTGCTCCACCCGTGGCCACCTTTGGCGAGGGCTCACGGGATGACGAAAAGATGGGCGACTTCGGAGAGAGATCCTCCAGTTCCTGGAAATggagaggaagaaaacgaaagataAACTTGATTGTCCAtacaaccaggcgcctccattaatcTAACAaaacaccatgcgcctccatcgtcaAATGCAGAATTAAATCTTAGGTCACAAAATGAACGAAATTTGAGAAAGCAGGTTAAAACTATGCAACATTGAGTCAGTAATATGAATAAACGCTGATTGGCCGCAAACTGGATACTGGATTTTCCGCTCACACTGTGCGTCAACACCTAGCCATTCCAAGAATCCGTTTAGGTCCGATGTCACATACAGTCTTTCGAAAGTTTGTCCACCGAAACCCATCGTACTGTTTCGGCTCTAGCCAAAGGTATGTAAAGTGTCTAATAAAGTACGGCGTACAACACCGGTCCATCATAGTCGGGAACATTGTCGCAACAAAACGGTGCCATTCTCTAACGATGGTAGAAGCGATAGTTCAAAGCAttgcaccgacgacgacgacgattctccggaaaaaaaactcccaccGAGGCGTAATTCCCGTGCAATTTATCGTCGCTGCAACGGTTCATTCCAGCAACGGGCGAATAGTTTAAGCCCCTCGCCAAGTCCGAGTCCGGGGGCCAGACTGACAACTTTGTCCATCCACGGAACGTTCGCTCCGGCACCGTCACAAAGCGTGCCGCTGCTGCAGCTCGCAGGCAACAAATGTCACACACGGCCGGCGCGACGTAACCGGACGAGATTTATGACCCGCCTCACGGTTGCACAAAGGTAAAAGACCCGaccaggggggggggagaaaaaaaaagaaagcagaaTAATTCTTCAAAGTGCAACGCAAGAACATACCATTATTTCCCGTTAGAGTCCGGGTACTGCACTGTGAATAACTGtaggagaaataaaataaatagtccGATTCTCTTTCTGTTAAGCAAACAACTGAGTGATTCATCATCGTTCATTCCGATTCATTCGATTGTCTTCTGCCTCGGGGTGCCGTCGGGTTCGCTCCATTATCGGAAATCGTGCTGCTATCAATACGCCGCCCCGGCTTGCTTGGTGCGAAGTTGTTGCACTTTGATACATTGAACCCATCCTCGCCGAGTGTCATGGGAAAACGCACGGAACGCTTAAATCACCAATCAAgccgagagagggagagagagagggagcaaTGGCTGCGATGACAAGGCAAATTGTTGTCCAAACACACGTCATGTCAGCGACAGGCCAGACATTCGGTCCAGGAAGCGTTTTCCTCCCAGGGGAAAACTGCTCGGGGAAAACTGCCGGCCGCACGGCAGGAGGAGGGGTTTCGATGATCGAGACTGCATTTGCTGACACGCGTTTTGTGACAAACGTCTACTGCGATCCCCGGCGTAGCTCAACATGGTCGGGTTTgcacgctttttttttttctcttccgctggtgatttgatgtttgttttatttatcggAAGaagcgagcgagagagagagacaaacGACGCGGGTAAACAAATCGGCTGAAAGATGGCCGTTGTGAATTCAGGGTCAATACATCATCGTAGCACCCGGGGGGAAAAACGCCATTTTTCCCACTTCAAAACACGCGCAAACGTTTGGGCGATGGTGAGTTAATCCGAAAAGGTCGGTGCGAAGATTTGATTTGAAGGATGAGGAAACACAGTTTACAAACATTACATTTTGGTTagtgctgtgttttttttttttggcaaatgTACGCCAACGGAACTTTTCCACCACTCGTTGGTCACATAtccactctctttctctatttcACGCCTTCATTGAGGTAATGGTTTGCATTTGATTTCCGCTTTGACAAGGTAGTCGTCACacggaaatgttttcccacTAAGGTGTAcgtgatttttcccttcactttaaaaaaaaggcttcCTTTCGCACACAAAAACAACTACACGGCGGAGAAAgggtgatggaaaaataaaatgaaacgaaatacACTGGTAAGTCGACCCTTCCCCGCACCACCACTTTTGCCCCGCTGTTGCGTccttttctccttcttctagGGAGGGCGCATGTTGTGTGCAAATATCACGCATGTAAAATGTATTTCCTTGCGTGTCCTGGGCCCGGCTTTTCCGGTTCCTTTTCCGGTGCGGGGGGGAAACGGTTCCCATCTCGGAGTCGCATGCaacccatccatccatccatccagcaAAACACATTCGTTCGAGTTTCTTCCCCGGGATAGAAGTGAACAAAGAAGACGGCAGACAAATACCAGCAGCATGGCAAGGGGATTGGTTCGgtcggaagaaaaaaggaaaaactaaacggatggtggaaaaaaagagtGTTCCATGTAGGCCATTGATAACACGAAGGAGAAAAGTGGCAGAAAAGCATATAGGTTTTTGTGTTGAAGGCACGAAGAAAAAAGTAGCTAAAAGTGGCACAAAGAATGCGAACATAACAATAATgcaggaaaaagttttccctctcaaaaaaagaaaaaaagtacgaAACAAAACGCTAAATGTATGATTAAAATTAATGGTGCTGCTTTACCCCATTTCCTTCGCAGCGCCCATTTCTTCGGGCGAGGCATCATCatatgtttgaaatatgcccAACATATCGATGTAAGCATGTTTCTTTCAATCAGAAAATTTTATCTCACTGTGTCCCATCTGTTGtaacggaaacaaaaaattgccAGCGCTCTGTCAGTTCGATGCAACAAGAAGCGTCACATGATCAACCCCCGCACGCACGTGTGTGTGCtaggtgtgtatgtgttaATGTAGCGACGTAAGCGGGGCAATTtttcatcccaagtgtacatCACCCTTGTCGTCGCCGCTGATATGTTTACACAATAGTGAGATGAAAAATCGCGGCTGCATAGAGAAAAAGCCTTCCctaaaaataacacacaaacacgctaATTATAAAATGGCCACAAACGTGACGGCACTATTAATAGCAAGCCCCGCATGCATGCGATGCGATACACGCCGTtcgccatacacacacacacacacacacacatgcaaacgcacgtgaaaagtgaaaactctTTCGATTCGAGCGCGGAAAAGTGCAGTTGCGTCTTGGCCTCTTAGAACTCGAAGCGCGTAACGCTTTCTCCCTTGAGTGGATGGCGGGTAGGGGGAAGGGTGTGCGAAGGTGAAGGGGAAGGATGCACCCTGCAACCAGTGACTTAGTTTCCAATTGCCATTGCACCACGCGAGGACGGAATGGGCAGAAACGCGGGTTCTGCTTTCGAATGCGGTGATGCGATGAGGCCACTTCTCAAAATTACTCAATAGTTGCAAATGACGTCATAACACACCGACGTTATGTATGGCGTGGCGGGGGGCAAGATAGGGTGAAGGAAGCGAGCCAAAGGAGGGTAGTAGGCCGGGGCCCAGGTTTTGAAGGAAACGCATCTGAAGCTAATCGGAATCGGAGAGTGGTGTTCTTCGTCTCTAAGCCTCACACACTTGGAGTACTTTGGTCGGGACGCTCTGTAACATTGGCCACTTCCCCACTGGCCACTTCCCGAACCATTCGGCGGTGGAGGATTCCAGCACACGACGCCGAATGCCGACTAAAATATTGATCGTAATTGCAGTTTCAATATTTGCCCACGTCGTAAAGTCGGCCGGCTTCGGAACGTTTGGAGCGATTGAGACGTTCCGCACCGGAAACCGGACCGTTTGCGATCGGCAAGTTTTGGAGTGGTGCGGCGGCATATGCAAACACTCAGGCATACCAAAAGCCGGCCGGGGTTTTGCATACCCTGCAAAACGAGGGCAGTAAATGCCAATCGGTTCCGCGCGCGGCTTCCGGGATTTTTCCACGAACGCCATTGACGTACGAAGGAACGAACGCCGGACCGGAATGGGGCCGTTTTCACACGCAGTGGGTAATAGTAAGTTTGGGAAATGTAATTATCGACACCGGTTCCCGCtaggggaagggaaaattcGCGTCATTCGCCTTGGGGAATGCAAAACAAGACGGATTGTGTTCCAGAGTGTCGAACGTGCCATACACGGGCGTAGTAAAACATTTCACCTCTGCAGTTAGATCTGTAAACAATATATTGCGTTGTAGTAAGTGTTTTGTAGATTGAAAAACACCAACGAGTCCAGAATGACATTCCGTACCCATTTTAAGCAGCGTTAATCGATGTGACTGATTGGCGTTACATCATCGGGTAACCATAGTAACGTCGTCTCCATCACGAAGCGTTATGGGATGGTAAATCGAGGAGCTGAGGAACTTACCTGATAGCTGATCAACAATGGCGTGTCGGGCCCGTTGACGAGGGTGATGTTTTCCTCGTTCTCGTTGCCGTCCGTCTGGCTCAGGGCGATGATGCTGGAGCTTTCGTCCTCCAGCGAGCTGAGCAACAGTTCACTCTGCCCAGACGCGTCTCCTTCGTGGGATAGAGGGAGGGAAACCATATCAATCACTTTTGGGGATTGCGTCGAATCCTCCAGTGGCGAAGAAGGGCTCTTACCGAGGTCCAGGGAGTCGTTCGTCTCGGTGTCGGTCGTGGTGGTGACGTTGGTGAGGTGCGTCGAGGCCGAATCGGTGGAGGTGTTGATGGTGGCCTCGGAGGTCGTGGACGAACCCATCACGACCACCTTCGGGACGGTCGCGgagccggcggcggcggcagccaCCCCCATCACGGCCGCCGCCGACCTGGCCGCCTTGCTTGCGCGAGCCGTCTTGAAGTACAGCCGGCGCAGAGCCGACGTTGGCGTGCCCTGGGCTGGCGCTGGGTTGGCCTCGGGCGGTTCCCGCTGAGGGGCGGTGACGAGGGtggacgacgacggcggcggcggcgaggACATCGGTGCGGTGGTGGCCATCGCCATCGACGGCGACGCCACCGCTGCGTCCAAGGTGGCGGATCCGGAGGCGGGTGGGCGCGCGATGGGAGGCGGGAGGGTGGTTCCGCGTGTCGGCGAGGAAGAGCTGCAGTGCACACTTTCGATCGGCTGCTGCGGCTGCGAAACCGACACTGTCATGGCATCGGGGGGCACTGTAGTGGTTGTGGTAGGAGGGGGAAAGGGAGAAAAGCAATTGGATCACCAAATCCCAAAACAAAGGCTGCAGAAGAGGCTCCGTGCTCCCAGCTCACATTCAATCACTGTCAGGTGGAGTGTTTGTGTGGTGAAAGCgactccattttccaccgattagCCCAACCTTAATCACCGCTTAGTACTAGGATCAGTGATTACGATGAACACTCACTATACAATCACTTTGACCACTCGGGAAAAGGATGTCACGGTTGATTGTGTGGTTGAGAGGTATTTTGAACAACAGCAACTTTCACTTCCCTCTCCTTTCGCAACTCTACGAAACACTAATGTTGGGTAATTTAGATTCAGATCCAGGAATCGGAGCTAATCTTTCAATTGAATGAATAATGAACCTCAAatctgtaaaataaatgaatatccTAAGACTTGGGTGTTTAGTATAATGTCCAAAACTTCCTTTCAACCAAGGCGGTGCATTTTTTTACTCCAAAAAAGTTTTGCTGATTCGTGAATCTTATCTATGAACGATTTACTTCAATGAATCACATCGAAAGATTGATCAGATTCTACTCTTCCATAGCTTTCTTCAAATATCAGGAGACGCTTTTCGAAGTCGCAATTCAAGTTTTAAAtgtcttctttttttaatacatGTCATCATCTTAACAGCCAGTAATATGAACCTCTAAATCTAGTGTGGCTTAGTGTAATGTTCTTATAATGAATGCTTAATGCTGGTTTAGAAAAGTTGAAGAGGAAGTAGTTCGATTGGGAAACAAACCAATTTATTTCTCGTCTCGAAACTCGACCAAGGAACGTCGATTTCGTAAAGAGTCATGCACAAAGTTGAGGCTACCTTTCGTGACTCTCGAAGTAGGAGAAAAGAACGAAATGTCGTTTGATAGTCACGGTTAAGTGAAAATACATAGCCGTCCCACGGCAAAACAATCAGCAAGGgttgttaaatttgtttaatagCACCTACACCAGGACTCCGC
Coding sequences within:
- the LOC131266508 gene encoding uncharacterized protein LOC131266508, with product MTVSVSQPQQPIESVHCSSSSPTRGTTLPPPIARPPASGSATLDAAVASPSMAMATTAPMSSPPPPSSSTLVTAPQREPPEANPAPAQGTPTSALRRLYFKTARASKAARSAAAVMGVAAAAAGSATVPKVVVMGSSTTSEATINTSTDSASTHLTNVTTTTDTETNDSLDLGDASGQSELLLSSLEDESSSIIALSQTDGNENEENITLVNGPDTPLLISYQELEDLSPKSPIFSSSREPSPKHGSARTTVQSASTRFPFDPPVSPKAHGEITRGDPASYARTHETMFSFDESPNPVRRPVPRMPEQTPGNAAEAGPGQSGPPPPPPAVVQPSTGESSSSASTSNTSTPKRLMNTFKTRKERLVQQAGSAVAAATAAVTSSSGGGKQFKNPNYDPDLTMFPFDREAIDYERIQRECFAVEEELLFEHDRARQDELARGGGCGGGGGESPSKALFETEIFSEHYSIFQQYAYLSQQERDALDAGRSSSSSRRSNRKPTPAADAFSPRRHRAEPPPIPPAGPRLSKFDQIATKFDMMPAKLGGGSGGGCGTLPDLRVDYFVETSCCSGAGMSVSPGGELEPPASGEPTSRARASSSAGTGAPSGGGLQRSMEAAGTGAMASGTINVTSNPMEGAVCTQPRATIVVQQPSLSMDYTSVETILLKNEGEFISVGEQGKDLLSAQSKKQQREEHMRQLLDVTNTLTTEEIKDFEMRYGSPHHSRSQSVKTPGSRASGRPNQLCLPQQRSRVASMPNTGVEEEYYRLRHFSITGKGVVNRGDSLKSRRSKSNNSVASSNSSTEHLTPAAGAVAGSARTSATCSLASSRESSTSNPASGPYKVLMLGGAAVGKSSLVSQFMTSEYLHAYDTSIDDDSGEKTVSVLLSGEESELTFIDHGYTEMAPENCMSTYDPHGYCVIYSSADKGSFLVAERILQTLWTTENIAQKAVILVANKADLARSRMVSSDEGKAMATQYDCKFIETSVGINHNVDELLVGLLSQIRLKLENPEKSRDLFRKRSIRKSKRRACSPLGGAICLAGIGGNTNPSTPVSGPSANGASGGFVETPTGSAHSSPRKYRGSRTSASLKVKGLLGRVWARDSKSKSCENLHVL